One Clostridium estertheticum DNA segment encodes these proteins:
- a CDS encoding L-lactate permease: MNNYLLFFIALIPIIWLMVSLGVLKMPGHKTCTITLVITILLAILVWKMPISQALTATLEGAAMAIWPIIVVIIAAVFTYNLSIHTKSMDVIKDMMTGITTDRRILVLIVAWGFGGFLEAIAGFGTAVAIPASILAALGFDPIFAAIICLIANTTPTAFGAIGLPVTTLAKVASIDPTTLSYAVGLQLFILIVIVPLILVMLTGKSVKAIKGVVLISLASGLAFAIPELLIAKYVGAELPALIGSMICIIVTVTIAKIFYKKTAAKDKVNISAKQGIIAWVPFILILTFILITSSLVPWINKPLSAIKTSLQIYNGPHAKLSTFTWIANPGTLIILATFIGGLVQGAKVREIAKVLIDTCKQMSKTAITILAIVALAKVMSYSGMITSIAVVLVAATGSFYPLIAPIIGALGTFVTGSDTSANVLFGPLQVEVAKNLHMSPYWLAAANTGGATAGKMISPQSIAVATAATGLVGAEGKILKATLKFCLAYVTILGLITYFGAKFFTM; encoded by the coding sequence ATGAACAATTATTTATTATTTTTCATAGCACTTATCCCCATTATATGGCTTATGGTTTCTCTAGGCGTATTAAAAATGCCTGGGCATAAAACCTGTACAATTACACTTGTAATTACAATACTACTTGCAATTTTGGTATGGAAGATGCCAATTAGCCAAGCTCTTACAGCAACACTTGAGGGAGCAGCTATGGCAATATGGCCAATAATTGTTGTAATAATAGCAGCAGTGTTTACCTACAACCTTTCTATTCATACTAAAAGTATGGACGTAATAAAGGATATGATGACAGGAATTACAACAGATAGGAGAATATTAGTTTTAATTGTTGCGTGGGGTTTTGGTGGCTTTCTTGAAGCAATTGCAGGCTTTGGTACAGCGGTAGCTATACCTGCAAGCATTTTAGCTGCACTTGGTTTTGATCCTATTTTTGCAGCTATAATATGCCTTATTGCAAATACAACGCCAACAGCTTTTGGAGCAATAGGACTTCCTGTAACAACTCTAGCAAAGGTTGCATCAATTGATCCAACAACTTTAAGCTATGCAGTTGGACTTCAATTATTTATATTAATCGTAATTGTACCACTAATTTTAGTTATGCTAACAGGTAAAAGTGTAAAGGCCATAAAAGGAGTTGTGCTTATTTCTCTTGCCTCAGGATTAGCTTTTGCAATACCAGAACTTTTAATTGCAAAATATGTTGGAGCAGAACTTCCAGCACTAATTGGTTCAATGATATGTATTATTGTCACAGTTACAATAGCTAAAATATTCTATAAAAAAACAGCAGCTAAAGATAAAGTTAATATATCTGCAAAACAGGGAATAATTGCCTGGGTGCCATTTATCTTGATTTTGACTTTTATATTAATCACAAGTTCTCTAGTTCCGTGGATTAATAAACCATTATCAGCTATAAAAACTTCACTTCAAATATATAATGGTCCCCATGCAAAACTTAGTACTTTCACATGGATTGCTAATCCAGGGACACTTATAATACTTGCTACCTTTATTGGCGGGCTTGTTCAAGGGGCTAAGGTTAGGGAGATAGCAAAAGTATTAATTGATACTTGCAAGCAAATGAGCAAAACTGCAATTACAATACTTGCTATAGTCGCTCTTGCTAAGGTAATGAGTTACAGCGGAATGATAACATCTATTGCGGTAGTTTTAGTTGCAGCAACAGGAAGTTTTTATCCATTAATTGCTCCAATTATAGGTGCTCTAGGTACATTTGTAACTGGTAGTGATACCTCTGCTAATGTATTGTTTGGACCTCTGCAAGTTGAGGTTGCAAAAAATTTACACATGAGTCCTTATTGGTTAGCAGCTGCTAATACTGGCGGTGCTACTGCAGGTAAAATGATATCTCCTCAAAGTATTGCAGTCGCCACAGCAGCCACTGGACTTGTAGGAGCTGAAGGTAAGATATTGAAGGCAACTTTAAAATTCTGCCTTGCATATGTAACAATATTAGGATTAATTACGTACTTTGGAGCAAAATTCTTTACAATGTAG
- a CDS encoding transposase, whose amino-acid sequence MSRKDTAKYEGAVYHIYQRGNNKEFIFQDDNIKTFILKYLNEYNKKFDYELLAYVIMDNHYHLLIKTNKVDISTIMFYINNLLGKYVNGQLDRTGHAFDSRYRCKLVETDANLIWILRYIHRNPVKAHICNDINDYRWSSHYFYNNYVKSHINIDLILCMLGNSKDAAIKKYLKLINSIGHENDNDKDYDIIKQEFNLNETAWVRASNDFAKPNRTTLDEIIINHKIKESDLFHIRNGNRKTCLTPLKLRIIKSALEQCYSLKEIANYLNAAPSTISKLISRNKTV is encoded by the coding sequence ATGTCAAGAAAAGACACTGCGAAATATGAGGGAGCAGTATATCATATTTATCAAAGAGGTAATAATAAGGAGTTTATATTTCAAGATGATAATATAAAAACCTTCATTTTAAAATATTTAAATGAGTATAATAAGAAATTCGATTATGAGCTTCTAGCATACGTAATTATGGATAACCATTATCACCTTCTAATAAAGACTAATAAAGTAGATATAAGCACCATAATGTTTTATATTAATAATTTGCTAGGTAAATACGTAAATGGACAATTAGATAGGACAGGGCATGCATTTGATAGTAGATATAGATGTAAATTAGTTGAAACGGATGCTAATCTAATCTGGATTTTAAGATATATACATAGAAATCCTGTAAAAGCACATATTTGTAATGATATTAATGATTACAGATGGAGTAGTCACTATTTTTATAATAATTATGTAAAATCTCATATTAATATAGATTTAATTCTATGCATGCTTGGAAACTCTAAAGATGCTGCTATTAAAAAGTATTTAAAATTGATTAATTCAATTGGACATGAAAATGATAATGACAAAGATTATGACATAATAAAGCAAGAATTTAACCTCAATGAAACAGCCTGGGTAAGGGCTAGTAATGATTTCGCAAAACCAAATCGCACTACTTTAGATGAAATAATTATCAATCACAAAATTAAGGAAAGTGATTTATTCCATATTAGAAATGGAAATAGGAAGACTTGCCTAACCCCTTTAAAGCTTAGAATTATTAAAAGCGCCTTAGAACAATGCTATTCCTTAAAAGAAATAGCAAACTATCTTAATGCAGCACCTTCAACTATAAGTAAATTGATTTCTAGAAATAAAACAGTATAA
- a CDS encoding non-canonical purine NTP pyrophosphatase produces the protein MKILYGTANPAKIQHMREMLKGLDVEIIGLNDIKLEIGKIDESGNNPLENAKIKANAYYKAYKMPLFSCDSGLYIEKIENLENQKQPGVHVRRVNGKELSDEEMIEYYTSVAIKLGGSARARYKNAICLILNKECIFEYDGDDIGSEIFIISSKPHEKRENGFPLDSISVDIKSGKYYMDLRDCVDEKNDACPGRGFRKFFSGVLNG, from the coding sequence TTGAAAATACTGTATGGAACAGCGAATCCTGCTAAAATTCAACATATGAGAGAAATGCTCAAGGGATTAGATGTTGAAATTATTGGACTTAATGATATTAAATTGGAAATTGGAAAGATTGATGAGAGCGGGAATAATCCATTAGAAAATGCTAAAATTAAGGCTAATGCATATTATAAAGCCTATAAGATGCCATTGTTCTCTTGTGATTCAGGCTTGTACATAGAAAAAATAGAAAACTTAGAAAATCAAAAGCAACCTGGCGTTCATGTTAGAAGAGTTAATGGCAAAGAGCTAAGTGATGAAGAAATGATAGAGTATTATACTAGTGTAGCTATAAAATTAGGTGGTAGCGCAAGAGCAAGATATAAAAATGCTATTTGCCTAATACTTAATAAAGAGTGTATCTTTGAATATGACGGGGATGACATAGGATCAGAAATTTTTATTATTTCATCAAAGCCACATGAAAAAAGAGAAAATGGTTTTCCATTGGATTCCATTTCTGTAGATATAAAAAGTGGTAAGTATTATATGGATTTGAGAGATTGTGTAGATGAGAAAAATGATGCCTGCCCAGGAAGAGGTTTTAGAAAGTTTTTTAGTGGGGTTTTAAATGGATAA
- a CDS encoding DEAD/DEAH box helicase translates to MKLKELENIVFKSSSILMRSEGEKSFNSGLVAKIKGKKIDNIYHIYGCVRNPTKTDEFNTHIKIDLLKKKLEGVKCSCEDFKESSTTGYLFMCSHLTATAYSFFRRATIKNSEKSRSNGINPKTEENQKVETNKKQEKHKENNKGLNSFIKLIRKVSKGPTYYEAQHAIGKEKTKIEPGDLRTFLSGVKGEKIKFNYDSFEFESPIMQVDLPLTFTLKIRKEHFVVTTHKQFPVSLNDKNDVYLFNWKLYLPSRNQVGKYMLLCDKLKRNGEILYRKDIDNYNKLTVFLMSITSDINISEEVKAYAANFIKPEFHLYDMDNDIYCDIKIIYGNERINILKEDKSVDIITRDYKKEGKILMELEKYRFIKRNERLLFIGGDEELFDILNKSEDNLHCLGNVTFGKGLKHRRIFNSSFIEAKIEETEGSYDFSYGIHDIENRELNSVLTSFKQKNRFYKTVNNNFLDFQDAGVRDFCDLIIALNTKETIKDGLIEIEKNKALYLNEKIKSKNLQFIKGIEVLKNIENALSNINNMNISIPVNLKATLREYQIEGFKWIKRLGALGFGGILADEMGLGKTIQTIAFLLSQENKKSIIISPTSLIYNWKAELEKFAPSLKVGIVHGEKSERHKLIHDLQNYDVILTTYGTLRSDIQQYEDIIFDCCIIDEAQNIKNYLTQNTKVIKEVKAKIRFALTGTPMENNLAELWSIFDFIMPDYLYSKEIFESKFTIGRKGDLEELKLLIKPFLLRRTKSEVMKELPDKIEKKFIVEMTTAQKGVYKAYIKAVREKMKSSSEGKIEVFSYLTRLRQICLDPSLVIDEYKGGSGKLKVATELIEKHIESQGKVLLFSQFTSALKNIGENLKRKGIPYLYLDGKTKPKDRIKLVDEFNSSCETLVFLISLKAGGTGLNLASANLVIHFDPWWNPAVEDQATDRAHRIGQRNVVEVIKLVAKGTIEEKIILLQENKKDLIDSVITGELTNSHVLGKLTKEELLELFRF, encoded by the coding sequence TTGAAGTTAAAAGAGTTAGAGAATATAGTTTTTAAGTCATCTTCTATTTTAATGAGAAGTGAGGGCGAAAAGTCTTTTAATAGTGGATTAGTTGCTAAGATTAAAGGAAAAAAAATTGATAATATATATCACATTTATGGATGCGTTAGAAACCCTACTAAGACTGATGAATTTAACACCCATATAAAAATAGACTTATTAAAGAAAAAATTAGAGGGTGTAAAATGCAGTTGTGAGGATTTCAAAGAGAGTTCCACTACGGGCTACTTATTTATGTGTAGCCATTTAACTGCTACAGCCTATAGTTTTTTTAGAAGGGCCACAATAAAAAATTCGGAGAAAAGTAGAAGTAACGGGATAAACCCAAAAACAGAAGAAAATCAAAAGGTAGAAACAAATAAAAAACAAGAAAAACACAAAGAAAATAACAAAGGCTTGAATAGTTTTATAAAATTAATTCGTAAAGTCTCAAAAGGTCCTACTTACTATGAAGCCCAACATGCAATAGGTAAGGAAAAAACAAAAATTGAACCTGGGGACTTAAGAACTTTTTTATCAGGGGTCAAGGGTGAAAAAATCAAGTTCAACTATGATAGCTTTGAGTTTGAGTCACCAATAATGCAGGTGGATTTACCATTAACATTTACATTAAAGATTAGAAAGGAACATTTTGTTGTAACAACCCATAAGCAGTTTCCAGTGTCTTTAAATGATAAGAATGATGTGTATTTATTTAATTGGAAGCTTTATCTACCATCAAGAAATCAAGTGGGGAAATATATGCTTCTATGTGACAAGCTAAAAAGAAATGGTGAGATTCTATACCGAAAGGACATAGATAACTATAACAAACTTACAGTCTTCCTAATGAGTATTACTAGTGATATTAATATTAGTGAAGAGGTAAAAGCCTATGCAGCAAATTTTATAAAGCCAGAGTTTCACTTATATGACATGGACAATGATATTTATTGTGATATAAAAATTATTTATGGTAACGAGAGAATCAACATATTAAAGGAAGATAAAAGTGTTGATATAATTACACGTGACTATAAAAAAGAGGGTAAAATCCTTATGGAACTCGAGAAGTATAGGTTTATAAAAAGAAATGAGAGGCTACTCTTTATAGGTGGAGATGAGGAATTATTTGATATCTTAAATAAAAGTGAAGATAATCTACATTGCCTAGGAAATGTTACCTTTGGGAAAGGGCTTAAACACAGAAGGATATTCAATTCAAGCTTTATTGAAGCTAAAATAGAAGAAACGGAAGGCTCCTATGATTTTTCCTATGGTATTCATGACATCGAAAATAGGGAATTAAATAGCGTTCTCACATCATTTAAGCAAAAGAACAGATTTTACAAAACTGTAAATAATAATTTTCTGGATTTTCAAGATGCAGGAGTTAGGGATTTTTGTGATTTAATAATAGCATTAAATACAAAGGAAACCATAAAAGATGGGTTAATAGAAATAGAAAAAAATAAGGCGCTATATTTAAATGAAAAGATAAAAAGCAAGAACCTTCAATTTATTAAAGGCATTGAAGTGTTAAAGAATATAGAAAATGCATTATCAAATATAAATAATATGAATATTAGTATACCGGTGAACTTGAAGGCTACACTTAGAGAATATCAAATTGAAGGTTTTAAATGGATTAAAAGGTTAGGTGCATTAGGTTTTGGAGGGATATTAGCAGATGAAATGGGCCTTGGTAAAACTATTCAAACCATAGCTTTCCTTTTATCCCAGGAAAATAAAAAATCTATTATTATTAGCCCAACCTCCCTTATTTATAATTGGAAGGCGGAACTAGAAAAATTTGCGCCTAGTTTAAAGGTGGGCATTGTACATGGAGAAAAAAGTGAAAGACATAAATTAATTCATGATTTGCAGAATTATGATGTAATATTAACAACTTATGGAACTTTAAGAAGTGATATACAGCAATATGAGGATATTATTTTTGATTGTTGTATTATAGATGAGGCACAAAATATAAAAAATTATTTAACACAAAACACAAAGGTTATCAAAGAAGTAAAAGCTAAGATTAGATTTGCGTTAACAGGCACTCCTATGGAAAATAATTTAGCCGAACTCTGGTCTATATTTGACTTTATAATGCCGGATTATTTGTATTCAAAAGAAATTTTTGAATCAAAATTTACCATAGGACGTAAAGGCGATTTAGAAGAACTTAAATTATTAATTAAGCCTTTTCTTTTAAGGAGAACTAAAAGTGAAGTAATGAAAGAATTGCCAGATAAAATAGAAAAGAAATTTATCGTTGAGATGACAACAGCTCAAAAGGGTGTATATAAAGCTTATATTAAAGCTGTTAGGGAAAAAATGAAAAGTAGCAGTGAGGGTAAAATAGAGGTTTTTTCTTATTTAACTAGGCTAAGACAAATTTGCTTAGATCCTTCTCTTGTAATAGATGAATACAAAGGTGGAAGTGGTAAGCTAAAAGTTGCAACGGAACTTATTGAAAAACATATAGAATCACAGGGTAAAGTGCTATTATTTTCTCAATTCACTTCAGCACTTAAAAATATAGGAGAGAATTTAAAGAGAAAAGGAATTCCCTATCTTTATTTAGATGGAAAAACAAAACCTAAAGATAGAATTAAATTGGTAGATGAATTTAATAGCAGTTGTGAAACATTAGTATTTTTAATATCACTAAAGGCAGGAGGAACAGGCCTAAACCTGGCCTCAGCAAATCTAGTTATTCATTTTGACCCTTGGTGGAATCCTGCAGTAGAGGATCAAGCAACGGATAGAGCTCATAGAATTGGTCAAAGAAATGTAGTAGAAGTAATTAAATTAGTTGCCAAAGGAACTATAGAAGAAAAAATAATTCTACTTCAAGAAAATAAAAAGGACTTAATAGACAGTGTAATTACAGGGGAACTTACAAATAGTCATGTGCTTGGGAAGCTTACTAAGGAAGAGTTGTTGGAGCTTTTTAGATTTTAG
- a CDS encoding electron transfer flavoprotein subunit alpha produces MSKLICNQEKVNESNVEELIKVCPFGAIEYNQGKIEINAGCKMCKICVKKGPTGVMEFVETEEEKIDKSLWKGIGVYVDHVEGDIHPVTMELIGKARELAAVVNFPVYCVFIGSNIKEKAKELLYYGVDEVFVYDFEELKDFRIEPYTAAFEDFVNKVKPSSLLVGATTIGRSLAPRVAARFRTGLTADCTMLEMKENTDLVQIRPAFGGNIMAQILCPNTRPQMSTVRYKVMNAPERLCAPKGKITICDIDSEKLASKIEVLKVTKKEAEENISDAEVIVAVGRALKSEKDMAMIQELADLLHAQIAGTRPTIEAGFINAKKQIGLSGRTVKPKLIIALGISGAVQFTAGMNSSERIFAVNSDENASIFNVAHYGIVGDIYEIVPQLIENIKNSGAEYCVR; encoded by the coding sequence ATGAGTAAGTTAATTTGTAATCAGGAGAAAGTAAATGAGTCAAATGTTGAAGAATTAATAAAGGTTTGCCCTTTTGGTGCAATTGAATACAACCAGGGAAAAATCGAAATTAATGCAGGTTGTAAAATGTGTAAAATTTGCGTTAAAAAAGGTCCGACTGGAGTAATGGAATTTGTTGAAACAGAAGAAGAGAAAATTGACAAGAGCCTATGGAAGGGTATAGGAGTATATGTGGACCATGTAGAGGGCGATATACATCCTGTAACAATGGAGCTAATCGGAAAAGCTAGAGAACTTGCTGCAGTGGTTAATTTTCCAGTATATTGTGTATTTATTGGTTCTAATATAAAGGAAAAAGCAAAAGAATTACTTTATTATGGAGTGGATGAAGTATTTGTATACGATTTCGAAGAGCTGAAGGATTTTAGGATAGAACCTTATACCGCGGCCTTTGAAGATTTTGTTAATAAGGTAAAGCCATCATCTTTACTGGTTGGTGCTACAACTATTGGAAGATCTCTTGCTCCACGGGTAGCGGCAAGGTTTAGAACAGGACTGACAGCTGATTGTACAATGCTTGAAATGAAAGAAAATACTGACCTTGTGCAGATAAGACCCGCTTTTGGTGGTAACATAATGGCACAGATTTTATGTCCTAATACTAGGCCTCAGATGTCAACAGTAAGATATAAGGTTATGAATGCACCTGAAAGATTATGCGCCCCAAAAGGTAAAATTACAATTTGTGATATAGATAGTGAAAAATTAGCTTCAAAGATTGAAGTGTTAAAGGTTACAAAAAAAGAAGCAGAAGAAAACATTTCAGATGCAGAGGTAATTGTTGCAGTTGGTAGAGCATTAAAGTCAGAAAAGGACATGGCTATGATCCAGGAACTGGCAGATCTTCTCCATGCTCAAATAGCTGGGACAAGACCAACAATTGAAGCTGGCTTTATTAATGCTAAAAAACAAATTGGTCTTTCTGGTAGAACAGTTAAACCAAAGCTAATAATAGCTCTTGGAATTTCAGGTGCGGTTCAGTTTACAGCTGGAATGAATAGCTCAGAACGTATATTTGCAGTAAATAGTGATGAAAATGCTTCTATATTCAATGTAGCTCATTATGGAATAGTAGGAGATATATATGAAATAGTTCCTCAATTAATCGAAAATATCAAGAACTCAGGGGCGGAGTATTGTGTACGTTAA
- the larA gene encoding nickel-dependent lactate racemase, with product MTKIKIPYSKQFLEIEIPDKNLVAILESKAHAYKVECTQQEIVNKALDNPIGSAKLEDLVKSVKNLVLITSDHTRPVPSKVTLPILLSRIRNANPKIKITILIATGFHRPTTREEMIDKFGQEIVDNEVIINHVSEDYGSMVRVGTLPSGGELLLNKIAMDAELLVSEGFIEPHFFAGFSGGRKSVLPGVASAKTVMANHCSEFIASEYARSGVIVNNPIHKDMLYAAKAAKLAFILNVVIDSNKKVINAFAGDSELAHVEGCKFVMELAAVKAVKADIVISTNGGYPLDQNIYQSVKGMTAAEATCKDGGVIIMVSACNDGHGGQSFYDNIANANSPRVVLDKVLKIGRNDTAPDQWEFQILARILDNHTVILVTDMCDPEMIVKMHMKHAATFEKALQMAFEIKGKNAKITVIPDGVSVVVN from the coding sequence ATGACTAAAATAAAGATACCATATTCAAAACAGTTCTTGGAAATTGAAATACCCGATAAAAATTTGGTAGCAATATTAGAATCAAAAGCTCATGCGTACAAGGTAGAATGCACTCAGCAGGAAATTGTAAATAAGGCACTGGATAATCCTATTGGAAGTGCAAAATTAGAAGATCTAGTTAAAAGTGTGAAAAACTTAGTATTAATAACTAGTGATCACACAAGGCCTGTACCAAGTAAAGTAACATTGCCAATACTACTGTCAAGAATCAGAAATGCAAACCCTAAAATTAAAATAACGATATTAATTGCCACTGGTTTTCATAGACCAACTACAAGGGAAGAAATGATAGATAAGTTTGGACAAGAAATTGTAGATAATGAAGTTATAATAAATCATGTATCAGAGGATTATGGCAGTATGGTACGCGTAGGAACCCTTCCATCAGGTGGAGAACTATTGCTTAATAAGATAGCAATGGATGCAGAACTTTTAGTCTCAGAAGGATTTATAGAGCCACACTTCTTTGCAGGATTCTCTGGAGGACGAAAGAGTGTGCTTCCTGGAGTGGCTTCAGCAAAGACAGTTATGGCAAACCATTGCTCTGAATTTATAGCAAGTGAATATGCTAGGTCTGGAGTTATTGTAAATAACCCAATTCATAAGGATATGCTTTATGCAGCAAAAGCGGCAAAGCTGGCCTTCATATTAAATGTTGTTATTGACAGCAATAAGAAGGTTATAAATGCATTTGCAGGAGATAGCGAGCTTGCACACGTTGAAGGATGTAAATTTGTAATGGAACTTGCAGCTGTGAAAGCCGTTAAAGCAGATATTGTTATATCTACTAATGGAGGATATCCTCTTGATCAGAACATATACCAATCTGTAAAAGGTATGACTGCTGCAGAAGCAACTTGCAAGGATGGCGGAGTTATAATCATGGTGTCTGCTTGTAATGATGGACATGGTGGACAGTCATTCTATGACAATATAGCAAATGCAAATAGCCCACGGGTCGTCCTTGATAAGGTGCTTAAAATAGGAAGAAATGATACGGCGCCAGATCAATGGGAATTTCAAATTCTTGCCCGCATATTGGACAATCATACGGTGATCCTTGTTACAGATATGTGTGACCCTGAAATGATAGTAAAAATGCATATGAAGCATGCAGCTACCTTTGAAAAAGCACTACAAATGGCTTTTGAGATAAAAGGAAAAAATGCAAAAATAACAGTAATACCAGATGGAGTTTCAGTTGTTGTAAATTAG
- a CDS encoding 3D domain-containing protein, whose protein sequence is MIIIVKFIKGKQKKIVMGFVLMAIIATTTAFMSITRKNISVVVDGKQIKLVTYQKTVETALKKANINIAVKDKIDKDLNSKLVNNDVITINHAINLKVFVDNKELNIASAEKDIALMLNAEKIGLSPNDKVYPLIENKLSKGMNVIITRVKTETVQEKKPIDFKTVIKDDKDTLKSQSSVLQNGIRGEKNITLNVTYENGKEVNREVIKEIVVKEPQHKIIAQGTKPAISISRGASAKTLNVRATSTSKTINVKATAYCAVDGNDTYTSSGRKAVRNPSGYSTIAVDPNVIPLGTRLYVEGYGNAIAADKGSGVKGKFIDVFFNTLEEASNWGVKYLKVTILD, encoded by the coding sequence ATGATTATTATTGTTAAATTTATAAAAGGTAAACAAAAGAAAATTGTAATGGGGTTTGTTCTAATGGCCATAATTGCAACCACAACTGCTTTCATGTCCATAACAAGAAAAAATATTTCAGTGGTGGTAGATGGTAAGCAAATTAAATTAGTAACTTACCAAAAAACTGTTGAGACTGCTTTAAAAAAAGCTAATATAAATATAGCAGTAAAAGATAAGATTGATAAAGACTTAAATTCAAAACTAGTTAACAATGATGTTATAACTATTAATCACGCTATAAATCTTAAAGTCTTTGTAGACAATAAGGAGCTTAATATAGCCTCTGCGGAAAAAGATATTGCATTAATGTTAAATGCAGAAAAAATAGGCTTAAGTCCTAATGATAAAGTTTACCCCTTAATAGAAAATAAATTATCTAAAGGCATGAATGTTATCATAACTAGGGTTAAAACAGAAACAGTCCAAGAGAAAAAGCCTATTGACTTTAAAACGGTTATTAAAGATGACAAGGATACATTAAAATCTCAAAGTTCAGTTTTACAAAATGGAATAAGAGGTGAAAAAAACATTACTTTAAATGTTACTTATGAGAATGGGAAAGAAGTAAATAGAGAAGTTATTAAAGAAATTGTAGTTAAAGAACCCCAGCATAAAATTATAGCTCAGGGTACAAAGCCCGCCATAAGCATTTCAAGAGGAGCATCTGCAAAAACTCTCAATGTACGTGCTACATCAACCTCAAAGACTATTAATGTAAAGGCTACTGCTTACTGTGCAGTTGATGGAAATGATACATATACTTCCTCTGGAAGAAAGGCTGTTCGAAATCCAAGTGGGTATAGTACCATAGCTGTAGATCCTAATGTAATTCCACTGGGAACAAGATTATATGTTGAAGGTTACGGCAATGCTATAGCTGCCGATAAAGGGTCTGGAGTTAAAGGGAAATTTATAGACGTATTTTTCAATACACTTGAAGAGGCTTCTAATTGGGGTGTTAAATATCTAAAAGTAACAATTTTAGATTAA
- a CDS encoding FAD-binding oxidoreductase gives MDYKKLDTKDIEFLVSILDKDRVFIGDAINDDFSHDEMGGISKMPDVLVEVLCTQEVSKIMKYAYENMIPVVARGSGTGLVGASVPIYGGIMINMSKMNKILEIDEENLTLTLEPGVLLMEISKYVEEFDLFYPPDPGEKSATIAGNINTNAGGMRAVKYGVTRDYIRGLEVVLPNGEILNIGGKVVKNSSGYSIKDLICGSEGTLGIVTKAILKLIPLPKKAISLLIPFPNLDLAIGTVPKIVKSKSAPTAIEFMQREVILAAEEFLGKKFPDNSSDAYLLLTFDGNSIEEIEKAYESVANICLEEGALDVFITDTDERKEAVWSARGAFLEAVKATTTDMDECDVVVPRNKVAEFIRYTNELQKEFDVRIRSFGHAGDGNLHVYVLKDELSDKAWEKKIEVVFEAMYSKSRELKGLVSGEHGIGFAKKSYMLEQYGPVYVALMKNIKLAFDPKNILNPGKVCQ, from the coding sequence ATGGATTATAAAAAACTTGATACTAAGGATATAGAGTTTTTAGTTTCAATATTAGATAAAGATAGAGTATTTATAGGTGACGCAATAAATGATGATTTCAGCCATGATGAAATGGGTGGAATAAGCAAAATGCCAGACGTATTAGTTGAAGTTCTTTGTACGCAGGAAGTGTCAAAGATTATGAAATATGCATATGAAAACATGATTCCAGTTGTAGCAAGAGGCTCAGGAACAGGACTTGTTGGCGCATCAGTTCCGATTTACGGTGGAATTATGATAAATATGTCTAAAATGAACAAGATACTTGAAATTGACGAAGAAAACTTAACTTTAACCCTTGAACCAGGTGTGCTTTTAATGGAGATAAGTAAATATGTTGAGGAGTTTGATTTATTTTATCCACCAGATCCAGGAGAAAAATCAGCTACTATTGCTGGCAACATAAATACCAATGCAGGCGGAATGAGGGCTGTTAAGTACGGGGTTACTAGAGATTACATAAGAGGGCTTGAAGTAGTGCTTCCAAATGGAGAAATACTTAATATTGGAGGAAAAGTGGTTAAGAATTCCTCGGGTTACAGCATAAAAGATTTAATCTGTGGATCTGAAGGAACCCTAGGAATAGTTACAAAAGCTATATTAAAACTTATACCACTTCCTAAGAAAGCTATATCACTGCTAATACCTTTTCCAAATCTTGATTTAGCAATAGGTACAGTTCCAAAGATAGTTAAATCAAAATCTGCACCAACTGCTATTGAATTTATGCAAAGAGAGGTTATTCTTGCTGCTGAAGAATTTCTAGGAAAAAAATTCCCTGATAATTCCTCAGATGCATACCTTTTATTAACTTTTGATGGCAATAGCATAGAAGAAATAGAAAAAGCTTATGAAAGCGTAGCTAATATTTGCCTTGAGGAAGGTGCTCTTGACGTATTTATAACTGATACAGATGAGCGAAAAGAAGCTGTTTGGTCTGCAAGAGGAGCTTTTCTTGAAGCAGTTAAGGCCACAACCACTGATATGGATGAATGTGACGTTGTTGTTCCAAGAAACAAAGTTGCTGAGTTTATTAGGTACACTAATGAGCTTCAAAAGGAGTTTGATGTAAGGATAAGAAGCTTTGGCCATGCAGGTGATGGTAATTTACATGTGTATGTATTAAAGGATGAGCTATCAGATAAAGCATGGGAAAAGAAGATTGAAGTAGTATTTGAAGCAATGTACAGTAAGTCCAGGGAACTCAAGGGATTAGTATCCGGCGAACATGGAATTGGTTTTGCTAAGAAATCATATATGCTTGAACAATATGGTCCTGTATATGTAGCGCTTATGAAAAATATAAAATTAGCTTTTGATCCTAAAAATATATTAAATCCAGGGAAAGTTTGTCAATAG